One genomic region from Terriglobus aquaticus encodes:
- a CDS encoding cellulase family glycosylhydrolase: MIRNAQRLLLHLTMLAVVFGILPGTALLAAGKPRSRWTPDQATAYMQRQPYPVGANFLPKNSINELEMWQAATFDPSEIDTELGRAQGIGMTTMRVFLHDLLWQGDSAGLLQRMEQFLAISKKHGIKPVFVLFDSCWDPNPRLGQQHAPIPGVHNSGWVQAPGVALADPAQHKRFEAYVKGVVGHFANDDRILAWDVWNEPDNGGGGNYADNLPDKVALMDAMLPEVFAWARAEGPSQPLTSGIWHDEATWSDPSKWTATEKIQLSESDIISFHNYDWPEKFQARIDSLKPLGRPLLCTEYMARGNGSTFDGNLPVAAKNNVGAINWGLVQGKEQTNLPWDSWAHPYTDREPPIWFHDVFYSDGRPYREAEVNLIRQISQEKNAAK; the protein is encoded by the coding sequence TTGATTCGAAACGCCCAACGCCTTCTGCTCCACCTGACGATGCTTGCCGTGGTCTTCGGGATCCTGCCCGGCACCGCTCTGCTGGCCGCGGGTAAACCACGGTCTCGCTGGACGCCGGACCAGGCGACTGCTTACATGCAGCGTCAGCCGTACCCGGTCGGAGCGAATTTCCTGCCCAAGAACTCGATCAACGAGCTGGAGATGTGGCAGGCGGCAACGTTCGATCCCAGCGAGATTGACACGGAGCTCGGCAGGGCGCAGGGCATCGGGATGACGACGATGCGCGTCTTTCTCCACGACCTGCTGTGGCAGGGCGACTCGGCCGGCCTCCTGCAGCGCATGGAACAGTTCCTGGCGATCAGCAAGAAGCACGGCATCAAGCCCGTGTTCGTGCTGTTCGATAGCTGCTGGGATCCCAACCCGCGGCTCGGGCAGCAGCACGCTCCCATTCCGGGTGTTCACAACAGCGGATGGGTGCAGGCGCCCGGCGTCGCGCTGGCTGACCCGGCGCAGCACAAGCGCTTCGAGGCATATGTGAAGGGCGTCGTCGGTCACTTCGCCAATGACGACCGCATCCTGGCCTGGGATGTTTGGAACGAGCCGGACAACGGTGGTGGCGGCAACTACGCGGACAACCTGCCGGACAAGGTAGCGCTGATGGATGCGATGCTGCCGGAGGTGTTCGCCTGGGCGCGCGCCGAGGGGCCGAGCCAGCCGCTGACCAGCGGCATCTGGCACGACGAAGCGACCTGGAGCGATCCGTCGAAGTGGACCGCGACGGAGAAGATTCAGCTCTCCGAGAGCGACATCATCAGCTTCCACAACTACGACTGGCCGGAGAAGTTCCAGGCGCGTATCGATTCGCTGAAGCCGCTGGGGCGGCCGCTGCTATGCACCGAGTACATGGCGCGCGGCAACGGCTCGACCTTCGACGGAAACCTGCCAGTGGCCGCGAAGAACAACGTGGGCGCGATCAACTGGGGCCTGGTGCAGGGTAAGGAACAGACCAACCTGCCCTGGGATAGCTGGGCCCATCCGTACACCGACCGCGAACCGCCCATCTGGTTTCACGACGTCTTTTACTCGGACGGACGGCCATATCGGGAGGCCGAGGTGAACCTGATCCGGCAGATCAGCCAGGAGAAGAACGCGGCGAAGTAG
- a CDS encoding MOSC domain-containing protein produces the protein MPDGTAIAHIAELWRYPVKSMRGEQVDSLEVLADGIAGDRRYALVSSGAPVGKPRLTSRERAAMLLYSAHVSGNGAEIRTPGGFTFNADDPALLTNLEQNLPQQNRMTLQQDPGTGPYTDVRPISLVSTQTLAVLNRTFGKSVDPRRFRSNLVLTFTVDASHELTRGNAESFPEDALPGRTLRIGGTCRLRLLERIPRCRVVTLDPETSEPDPTLMKHLDRHHEGRLGIYAAVVTPGPLRVGDPVLLA, from the coding sequence ATGCCGGACGGCACCGCCATCGCCCACATCGCCGAGCTCTGGCGCTACCCGGTCAAGAGCATGCGCGGTGAGCAGGTGGACTCACTCGAAGTGCTGGCGGACGGCATCGCCGGCGACCGCCGCTACGCCCTCGTGAGCAGCGGCGCTCCGGTGGGCAAACCACGCCTGACCAGCCGCGAACGCGCGGCGATGCTGCTGTACAGTGCCCACGTTAGCGGTAACGGAGCCGAGATTCGAACACCCGGCGGCTTCACCTTCAACGCGGACGACCCGGCGCTGCTGACCAACCTGGAGCAGAATCTGCCGCAGCAGAACCGCATGACGCTCCAGCAGGATCCCGGCACCGGCCCCTACACCGACGTTCGTCCCATCTCCCTCGTCTCCACGCAAACTCTCGCGGTGCTCAATCGAACTTTCGGCAAGAGCGTCGATCCCCGGCGCTTCCGCTCCAACCTGGTCCTCACTTTTACCGTGGACGCCTCCCACGAACTCACCAGGGGCAACGCCGAGAGTTTTCCGGAAGACGCCCTGCCCGGCCGCACGCTCCGGATCGGCGGAACCTGCCGCTTGCGCCTGCTGGAACGCATCCCGCGCTGCCGAGTCGTCACGCTCGATCCCGAAACCAGCGAACCCGACCCAACCCTGATGAAACACCTGGACCGCCACCACGAAGGCCGGCTCGGCATCTACGCCGCCGTGGTCACGCCCGGGCCGCTCCGGGTTGGCGATCCCGTCCTGCTCGCCTGA
- a CDS encoding lactonase family protein, with product MQPRPIVMRRHTLPFLAALSLLALPGLSGCGSSFFTNTNSSGCGSFFHDSSCDSSGGSGTSANNYAFVVNSQGGSVAGLGISSAGALAALSGSPISISTSQPTAAAVSRNNGFLYVGNASEIFGYSISSTGVLTSLNSGSALVNANVTDMQVSPDGNWLMVLDGSGQGIDLFSINSTTGALTAQQGIGFTLPNSGTIPYHLRINPAGTIVAAAMGVGGQILFNFNTSSGAFSQLSTTPAVDSLTADRGLAWDPTGKYLFLTRTGNSQGLLVESVASNGALTPTTTKIYGTGNTPTSVAVNSAGTYVYVTNQADSTVTGYSIDTNEALTAVPGSPFSSGIGATSIGIDSSGKWVLVAASGGSPDLTLYGFDSTNPGRLYVVSSSATGTGASFVALSH from the coding sequence GTGCAGCCCCGTCCAATCGTCATGCGCCGCCACACGCTCCCGTTTCTTGCCGCCTTGTCCCTGCTTGCTTTGCCGGGTCTTAGCGGGTGTGGCAGCTCGTTCTTTACGAACACGAACAGCAGCGGCTGCGGAAGCTTCTTCCACGACAGCTCGTGCGACAGCTCCGGCGGCAGCGGCACCAGCGCGAACAACTATGCCTTTGTCGTGAACAGCCAAGGCGGCAGCGTGGCCGGCCTGGGCATTTCGTCGGCAGGCGCGCTCGCGGCCCTGTCCGGATCGCCAATCTCCATCTCGACGAGCCAGCCGACCGCGGCGGCTGTCAGCCGCAACAACGGCTTCCTCTACGTCGGGAATGCGTCCGAAATCTTCGGCTACAGCATCTCGTCCACGGGAGTGCTGACCTCCCTGAACAGCGGATCGGCGCTGGTGAACGCCAACGTGACCGACATGCAGGTCTCGCCTGACGGCAACTGGCTTATGGTGCTCGACGGCAGCGGCCAGGGCATCGACCTGTTTTCGATCAACAGCACCACCGGCGCGTTGACGGCACAGCAGGGCATCGGCTTCACGCTCCCCAATAGCGGCACGATTCCGTACCACCTGCGCATCAACCCCGCGGGAACGATTGTGGCGGCTGCGATGGGTGTGGGCGGCCAAATCCTGTTCAACTTCAACACGTCGAGTGGGGCCTTCTCGCAACTCTCCACGACGCCGGCCGTCGACTCGCTCACGGCCGATCGCGGCTTGGCTTGGGATCCCACGGGCAAGTACCTGTTCCTGACCCGTACCGGCAACTCGCAGGGCCTTCTCGTGGAGTCGGTCGCCAGCAACGGTGCCCTTACGCCCACCACGACAAAGATCTACGGCACCGGCAACACGCCCACCAGCGTCGCCGTCAACAGCGCGGGAACGTACGTCTACGTGACCAACCAGGCAGACAGCACGGTCACCGGATACTCCATCGACACAAACGAAGCCCTGACCGCGGTGCCGGGCTCGCCGTTCTCGTCCGGCATCGGTGCCACGTCCATCGGCATCGATTCGTCAGGCAAGTGGGTGCTGGTGGCGGCTTCTGGCGGGTCGCCCGACCTGACACTCTACGGCTTCGACTCCACCAACCCGGGCCGCCTGTACGTGGTCAGCTCCAGCGCCACCGGAACGGGAGCAAGCTTCGTCGCGCTTTCGCACTAG
- a CDS encoding Fur family transcriptional regulator: protein MLDMHDTAVTFRSLCAEHGIAVTHQRQVLYETMQGMHGHPSPEEVYAVVKRRLPTISLATVYKNIHLFVESGVFRQLSMHHGTLRVEMNSHPHHHLVCSVCKQIQDCAPEELGLPAYSERLSNGFAVERLSIDVIGLCADCQRRPN from the coding sequence ATGCTGGACATGCACGACACGGCCGTTACATTTCGGAGCCTGTGCGCGGAACACGGCATTGCCGTTACCCATCAGCGCCAGGTGCTGTACGAGACCATGCAGGGCATGCACGGCCACCCGTCTCCGGAAGAGGTGTACGCCGTCGTGAAGCGCCGGTTGCCTACGATCTCGCTGGCTACGGTGTACAAGAATATTCACCTGTTTGTGGAAAGCGGCGTCTTTCGCCAGCTTTCCATGCACCACGGCACCTTGCGGGTTGAGATGAACAGCCATCCGCACCACCACCTGGTGTGCAGCGTCTGCAAACAGATCCAGGACTGCGCCCCCGAAGAGTTGGGCCTGCCCGCATATTCCGAGCGCCTGTCCAACGGGTTTGCCGTGGAGCGGCTGAGCATCGACGTGATCGGCTTGTGCGCCGACTGCCAGCGCCGGCCGAATTAG
- a CDS encoding TerC/Alx family metal homeostasis membrane protein — protein MPHANVTHWVVFHVLLLVALGVEFLLLRKQSPARAYAATALWLTSGVLFGGYLYATLDHQLSQEFFAGFALEESLSIDNLFVFLLLFQSFQVKPDKQRKVLFWGILGAVVMRAAFIVAGVKLLDRFAWVTYIFAVLLLIAAIRLVLPQKHDKPAKPKWQQWLESKTTFSESQDGFFVQENGHRAPTVLLLALIAIAFTDFVFALDSIPAVLSITRHTFIAYTSNILAVMGLRSLFFVLAHALAKLKYLHYGLAAVLAFAAIKMIIDPWFEFTPLASLAIIFAILLVTILISLTLQHNEDEAAAH, from the coding sequence ATGCCGCACGCCAACGTGACCCATTGGGTCGTCTTCCACGTCCTCCTGCTCGTCGCCCTGGGTGTGGAGTTCCTCTTGCTGCGTAAGCAGAGTCCGGCGCGGGCGTACGCCGCTACCGCGCTCTGGCTCACCAGTGGCGTGCTGTTCGGCGGCTACCTGTATGCGACGCTCGATCACCAGCTTTCGCAGGAGTTCTTTGCCGGCTTCGCTCTTGAAGAGTCGCTCTCCATCGACAACCTCTTCGTCTTTCTTCTGCTGTTCCAAAGCTTTCAGGTCAAGCCGGACAAGCAGCGCAAGGTGCTCTTCTGGGGCATTCTGGGCGCGGTCGTTATGCGTGCTGCGTTTATCGTCGCGGGCGTCAAGCTGCTGGACCGCTTCGCCTGGGTCACCTACATCTTTGCGGTGCTTCTGCTGATTGCCGCGATCCGTCTGGTGCTGCCGCAGAAGCATGACAAACCTGCGAAGCCGAAGTGGCAGCAGTGGCTCGAGTCGAAGACCACATTTTCCGAGTCGCAGGACGGCTTCTTCGTCCAGGAAAACGGCCACCGCGCGCCGACCGTCCTTCTGCTGGCACTAATCGCCATCGCCTTCACGGATTTCGTCTTTGCGCTCGATTCGATTCCCGCGGTGCTGTCCATCACGCGCCACACCTTCATCGCGTACACGTCGAACATCCTCGCCGTCATGGGCCTGCGTTCGCTCTTCTTCGTCCTGGCGCACGCCCTGGCCAAGCTGAAGTACCTGCACTACGGCCTGGCCGCGGTGCTCGCCTTTGCGGCGATCAAGATGATCATCGACCCGTGGTTTGAGTTCACGCCGCTCGCCTCGCTGGCCATCATCTTTGCGATCCTGCTCGTCACCATCCTGATTTCGCTCACGTTGCAGCACAACGAAGACGAGGCCGCCGCGCACTGA
- a CDS encoding SH3 domain-containing protein — protein sequence MNLLKRPLLLCRLRTSTALPALLAAASLVGCSSMKPKILTHYVYVTAKSTFLRDRIAAVSNRTGNVSNGQRLEILQSNKRFYQVRTDKGEVGWIDEKAVATEAVSKEFDDLNAQHEKDVPVASGVVRDDVYLHTKPGRDTDKLYRLDEGDKLKLLARASTLKPQPPGMPVAPTPVPAGKGKGKATPVAAAAPEAPEPPPMEDWWLVRDTHGHTGWMLSRMLDVDVPDSVARYAENQRIVGAYVLNMVNDPEIEGASKDVPNYVVVLSPFKAGLPYDFNQLRVFYWNTKHHRYEGANRDRNILGYLPVKIGTDPGTTNPQKGSPFVGPAPSYSYTVLAAGAPLPQPNPQTGMWTPPKNQLITKTYRLEGNNTRRVLPPGTTPPAEAQLAPEEKKDKKGKKRR from the coding sequence ATGAACCTGCTGAAACGACCCCTTCTGCTGTGCCGCCTTCGCACCTCAACTGCGTTGCCGGCGCTGCTGGCCGCCGCGTCGCTCGTCGGCTGCAGCAGCATGAAGCCGAAGATCCTGACGCACTACGTGTACGTCACGGCCAAGTCGACCTTTCTGCGCGACCGCATCGCTGCCGTTTCCAATCGCACCGGCAATGTCAGCAACGGTCAGCGGCTCGAGATCCTGCAGTCGAACAAGCGCTTCTACCAGGTCCGCACCGATAAGGGCGAGGTGGGTTGGATCGACGAAAAAGCGGTCGCGACCGAGGCCGTCTCCAAAGAGTTCGACGACTTGAACGCGCAGCACGAGAAGGACGTTCCCGTGGCCAGCGGCGTGGTGCGCGACGACGTGTACCTCCATACCAAACCGGGCCGCGATACCGACAAGCTCTACCGCCTGGACGAAGGCGACAAATTGAAGCTGCTGGCACGCGCCAGCACGCTGAAGCCGCAGCCGCCCGGTATGCCGGTGGCCCCTACGCCGGTTCCGGCCGGCAAAGGCAAAGGCAAAGCTACACCGGTTGCAGCCGCTGCTCCCGAGGCTCCGGAGCCGCCGCCCATGGAAGACTGGTGGCTGGTCCGCGACACCCACGGTCACACCGGCTGGATGCTGAGCCGCATGCTCGACGTGGACGTGCCGGATTCGGTCGCGCGCTACGCGGAGAACCAGCGCATTGTCGGCGCGTACGTGCTGAACATGGTGAACGACCCGGAGATCGAGGGCGCCAGCAAGGACGTTCCCAACTACGTCGTCGTGCTCAGTCCGTTCAAGGCCGGCCTGCCGTACGACTTCAACCAGTTGCGCGTCTTCTACTGGAACACCAAGCACCACCGCTACGAAGGCGCCAATCGCGACCGCAATATTCTCGGCTACCTGCCGGTAAAGATCGGCACGGACCCAGGCACGACGAACCCGCAAAAGGGATCGCCTTTCGTTGGCCCGGCGCCCAGCTACAGCTACACCGTGCTGGCCGCGGGCGCGCCGCTGCCGCAGCCGAATCCGCAGACGGGAATGTGGACGCCGCCGAAGAATCAGCTCATCACGAAGACCTACCGCTTGGAAGGCAACAACACGCGCCGCGTGCTGCCGCCCGGCACCACGCCGCCGGCGGAAGCGCAGTTGGCGCCCGAGGAAAAGAAAGACAAGAAGGGCAAGAAGCGGCGGTAA